The Campylobacter sp. RM10537 genome has a segment encoding these proteins:
- the glmM gene encoding phosphoglucosamine mutase, which yields MKLFGTDGVRAKAGEFLDSFLAMRLAMAAGIYFKDKSITNNILVGKDTRRSGYMIENAIVSGLTSIGYNVIEIGPMPTPAIAFLTEDMRCDAGIMISASHNPYYDNGIKFFDAHGNKLNEDIERKIEEIYFNDKLIQDSKVSMDQIGQAKRIDDVIGRYIVSIKNSFPKDLTLKSLRVVLDVAHGASYKVAPTVFRELGAEVIVINDQPNGLNINENCGALHPSHLASEVIKFRADVGFAFDGDADRLVVVNEKGEVAHGDSLLGVLALYLKEQGKLKSSVVATIMSNGALKEFLNKHEILLETCNVGDKYVLEKLKTIGGNFGGEQSGHIIFSDYAKTGDGLIAALQFSALMLSKKKSASAILSQIKPYPQLLTNLKISEKKDLEKIKGLKELKRDLENKNINYLFRYSGTENLIRLLLENKDIKVLEKEMNNVINFFKKALNE from the coding sequence ATGAAACTTTTTGGAACAGATGGTGTAAGAGCAAAAGCTGGAGAATTTCTAGATAGTTTTTTAGCAATGCGTTTAGCCATGGCTGCTGGAATTTATTTTAAAGATAAGAGTATTACTAATAATATTTTAGTAGGTAAAGATACTAGACGAAGTGGTTATATGATAGAAAATGCCATTGTATCAGGTCTTACTTCTATAGGATATAATGTTATTGAAATAGGACCTATGCCAACTCCTGCCATTGCTTTTTTAACAGAGGATATGCGTTGTGATGCGGGTATAATGATTTCAGCTTCTCATAATCCCTATTATGATAATGGTATTAAATTCTTTGATGCACATGGAAATAAGCTTAATGAAGATATTGAAAGAAAAATTGAAGAAATTTATTTTAATGACAAGCTTATACAAGATTCCAAAGTAAGCATGGATCAGATAGGACAGGCTAAAAGAATCGATGATGTTATAGGACGTTATATCGTTTCAATTAAAAATTCTTTTCCTAAAGATTTGACTTTAAAATCATTACGTGTTGTTTTGGATGTGGCGCATGGAGCTTCTTATAAAGTGGCTCCAACTGTATTTAGGGAACTTGGAGCAGAGGTTATTGTAATCAATGATCAACCAAATGGGCTTAATATTAATGAAAATTGTGGAGCTTTGCATCCTTCACATTTGGCATCTGAAGTAATAAAATTTCGTGCAGATGTTGGTTTTGCTTTTGACGGAGATGCTGATCGTTTAGTGGTGGTAAATGAAAAAGGCGAAGTAGCACATGGAGATAGCTTATTGGGTGTTTTAGCTCTTTATTTAAAAGAACAGGGCAAGCTAAAATCAAGTGTTGTTGCAACTATTATGAGCAATGGAGCATTAAAAGAGTTTTTAAATAAGCATGAAATTTTACTTGAGACTTGTAATGTTGGAGATAAATATGTGCTTGAAAAATTAAAGACAATTGGTGGAAATTTTGGCGGAGAACAAAGTGGACATATTATTTTTAGTGATTATGCTAAGACAGGGGATGGGCTTATAGCAGCTTTACAATTTAGTGCATTAATGCTTTCAAAGAAAAAAAGCGCTAGTGCGATTTTAAGTCAAATTAAACCTTATCCGCAACTTTTAACAAATTTAAAAATTTCTGAAAAAAAAGATTTAGAAAAAATTAAAGGTTTGAAAGAATTAAAAAGAGATTTGGAAAATAAAAATATTAATTATTTATTTCGTTATTCTGGAACTGAAAATTTGATTAGACTTTTGTTAGAGAATAAGGATATTAAAGTTTTAGAAAAAGAAATGAATAATGTTATTAATTTTTTCAAGAAAGCTTTAAATGAATAA
- the rrpB gene encoding MarR family transcription factor RrpB: protein MKKYHSLCPIETTLNLIGNKWKILIIRDLLQGTKRFGELRKSISSTKNQNISQNVLTQNLRELEEAKLIKRKVYAEVPPRVEYSLTSLGNSLEPILKSLENWGDSYKNIV, encoded by the coding sequence ATGAAAAAATATCATTCTCTTTGTCCTATTGAAACCACGCTTAATTTGATAGGAAATAAATGGAAAATTTTAATTATTCGAGATTTATTGCAGGGGACTAAAAGATTTGGAGAGTTGAGAAAAAGCATTTCATCTACAAAAAATCAAAATATCTCTCAAAATGTCCTTACACAAAATTTACGAGAATTAGAAGAAGCAAAACTGATCAAACGCAAAGTTTATGCAGAAGTTCCTCCAAGAGTTGAGTACTCACTTACATCTTTAGGCAATAGTTTAGAACCCATCTTAAAAAGTCTTGAGAATTGGGGAGATAGCTATAAAAATATCGTTTAA
- a CDS encoding NAD(P)-dependent oxidoreductase: MKIAILCASGKVGKEISKEALKRNLEPVCFVRNSSKMNEFLPQAKIVQKDLFELDSKDLIDFDIIIDAFGEWENLSLHKKHIEWLSEILQGSKVKLFVVGGAGSLYMDENHTTRLMDMPDFPKEYLDIAKANAEVLEFLRNEKGFKWVYVSPSAIFSPDLPKTNHYKIIGEKFEVNANNESKISYSDYANAMIDLVLNSHYENTRIGVIGL, translated from the coding sequence ATGAAAATAGCAATTTTATGTGCAAGTGGTAAAGTAGGCAAAGAAATCAGCAAAGAAGCTTTAAAAAGAAATTTAGAGCCGGTATGTTTTGTACGCAATAGCTCTAAAATGAATGAATTTTTACCTCAAGCTAAAATAGTACAAAAAGATCTTTTTGAGCTTGATTCTAAAGATCTGATAGATTTTGATATTATTATCGACGCTTTTGGAGAATGGGAAAATTTAAGCTTGCATAAAAAGCATATAGAATGGTTGAGTGAAATTTTACAAGGAAGCAAGGTTAAATTATTTGTTGTAGGGGGTGCTGGAAGTTTATATATGGATGAGAATCATACTACAAGACTTATGGATATGCCTGATTTTCCTAAAGAGTATTTGGATATAGCTAAAGCAAATGCGGAAGTATTGGAATTTTTACGCAATGAAAAAGGTTTTAAATGGGTATATGTGAGTCCATCTGCTATTTTTTCACCAGATCTTCCAAAAACCAATCATTATAAAATCATAGGCGAAAAATTTGAAGTTAATGCTAACAATGAAAGTAAAATCAGCTATAGTGATTATGCCAATGCTATGATAGACTTAGTACTTAATTCTCATTATGAAAACACACGTATTGGTGTAATAGGTCTATGA
- the uvrA gene encoding excinuclease ABC subunit UvrA produces the protein MNDKIKIIGAKENNLKNINLEIPKNKLIVFTGLSGSGKSTLAFGTLYAEGQRRYIESLSAYARQFLDKVGKPDVDKIEGLTPAIAIDQKTTSKNPRSTVGTITEIYDYLRLLYARIGIQHCHQCGQEISSMSANDIVNEILKFPKGAKIIIYAPLIREKKGTYTDLLENLRNKGYVRAQIDGVLVRLDEEIELAKTKKHTIKLVIDRLEISEDLLSRLASDIEKGLEESFGEIEIEVLNHEEMGINKHYHYSEHSACFNCKISFVPLEPLSFSFNSPKGACQSCDGLGIRYTLDMKKIIDENLSIENGAVKIMYGFNKSYYYKFLIAFCEQNEISIKKPFLELSEEEKRLVLYGNAKTIEFFWKRNRLKRTFEGVVKMAYEMLKDEKDLGEYMSEKICKDCQGYRLKPESLAVRVAKKDLGEILDMSIEDSTTFFSNEKNFSYLSKQQKLIAKPILKEINERLFFLYDVGLGYLSLGRDARTISGGEAQRIRIASQIGSGLSGVMYVLDEPSIGLHERDTAKLIKTLRNLQQKGNTLIVVEHDKMTIEEADFIVDIGPKAGKFGGEVVFCGTYKELLKSKSETALYMNGKKQISQLYNRKQKEWLELKNVNINNIKNLSVSFPLQNLVAITGVSGSGKSSLILQTLLPFAQEELNRAKKVKKLGGVEIEGLDKLDKVIYLDQSPIGRTPRSNPATYTGAMDEIRNLFAATKEAKMRGYKAGRFSFNVKGGRCEKCSGDGEIKIEMHFLPDVMVVCDTCHGKRYNDATLEINYKGKNISEVLNMSVLEANEFFASVPKIRQKLDTLVKVGLDYLTLGQNATTLSGGEAQRIKLAKELSRSDTGKTLYILDEPTTGLHFEDVNKLISVLQHLVDLKNSVFVIEHNLDVIKNADYIIDMGPEGGIKGGKVISTGNVEKVAKDHKKTGSYTGYYLDLEINNTKK, from the coding sequence ATGAATGATAAAATTAAAATTATTGGCGCCAAAGAAAATAATTTAAAAAATATTAATCTTGAAATTCCAAAAAATAAACTTATAGTCTTTACGGGTCTTAGCGGTAGTGGAAAATCAACACTTGCTTTTGGAACACTTTATGCTGAAGGACAACGCCGTTATATAGAAAGTTTAAGTGCTTATGCGAGACAATTTTTGGATAAAGTAGGAAAACCTGATGTGGATAAAATAGAAGGCTTGACTCCTGCTATTGCTATTGATCAAAAAACAACTTCTAAAAATCCTCGCTCTACTGTTGGAACTATTACCGAAATTTATGACTATTTAAGACTTTTATATGCAAGAATAGGTATACAACATTGCCATCAATGCGGTCAAGAAATTTCATCCATGAGCGCTAATGATATAGTCAATGAAATTCTAAAATTTCCCAAAGGAGCAAAAATTATTATTTATGCACCTTTAATAAGAGAAAAAAAAGGCACCTATACTGATTTGCTTGAAAATTTACGCAATAAAGGCTATGTTAGAGCTCAAATTGATGGAGTTTTAGTTAGACTTGATGAAGAAATAGAACTTGCAAAAACAAAAAAACACACGATAAAATTAGTTATTGATCGTCTTGAAATTAGTGAAGATTTACTTTCAAGGCTTGCAAGTGATATCGAAAAAGGTTTGGAAGAAAGTTTTGGAGAAATTGAAATTGAAGTTTTAAATCACGAAGAAATGGGTATTAATAAACACTACCATTATAGTGAGCATTCAGCCTGTTTTAATTGTAAAATTTCTTTTGTTCCCCTAGAACCTTTAAGCTTTTCATTTAATTCTCCAAAAGGCGCTTGTCAATCTTGTGATGGATTAGGTATTCGTTATACTTTAGATATGAAAAAGATTATTGATGAAAATTTAAGTATAGAAAATGGTGCTGTAAAAATCATGTATGGTTTTAATAAAAGTTATTATTATAAATTTTTAATTGCCTTTTGCGAACAAAATGAAATTTCCATCAAAAAACCTTTTTTAGAACTTAGCGAAGAAGAAAAACGTCTTGTATTATATGGCAATGCAAAAACTATAGAATTTTTTTGGAAAAGAAATCGTTTAAAACGAACTTTTGAGGGTGTTGTTAAAATGGCTTATGAGATGCTAAAAGATGAAAAAGATTTAGGCGAATACATGAGTGAAAAAATCTGTAAAGATTGTCAAGGATATCGTTTAAAACCTGAAAGTTTAGCTGTGCGCGTTGCAAAAAAAGATTTAGGTGAAATTTTAGATATGAGCATAGAAGATAGCACAACTTTTTTTTCCAATGAAAAAAATTTTTCCTATTTAAGTAAGCAACAAAAACTTATTGCAAAACCCATATTAAAAGAAATTAATGAAAGACTTTTTTTCTTGTATGATGTAGGTCTTGGTTATCTTTCTTTAGGACGTGATGCAAGAACTATAAGTGGTGGCGAAGCACAAAGAATTCGCATTGCTTCTCAAATTGGAAGTGGATTAAGTGGAGTTATGTATGTATTAGATGAGCCAAGTATTGGACTTCACGAAAGAGATACAGCAAAACTCATAAAAACTTTAAGAAATTTGCAACAAAAAGGTAATACTTTAATTGTTGTAGAACATGATAAAATGACTATTGAAGAAGCAGATTTTATAGTAGATATTGGCCCAAAAGCAGGAAAATTTGGCGGAGAAGTTGTATTTTGCGGAACTTATAAAGAACTTTTAAAAAGTAAAAGTGAAACCGCGCTTTATATGAATGGCAAAAAACAAATTTCACAACTTTATAACAGAAAACAAAAAGAATGGCTAGAACTTAAAAATGTTAATATTAATAATATTAAAAATCTAAGCGTTAGTTTTCCTTTACAAAATCTAGTTGCTATTACTGGTGTTTCAGGATCGGGTAAGAGTTCTCTTATTCTGCAAACTCTTTTGCCCTTCGCTCAAGAAGAATTAAATCGTGCCAAAAAAGTTAAAAAACTTGGTGGCGTAGAAATTGAAGGACTTGATAAGCTAGATAAAGTTATTTATCTTGATCAAAGTCCTATAGGAAGAACTCCACGTTCTAATCCTGCTACTTATACAGGTGCTATGGATGAAATAAGAAATCTTTTTGCAGCTACCAAAGAAGCAAAAATGCGAGGTTATAAAGCTGGACGTTTTTCTTTTAATGTTAAAGGAGGACGTTGTGAAAAATGCAGTGGTGATGGAGAAATTAAAATAGAAATGCATTTTCTACCCGATGTTATGGTGGTTTGTGATACTTGTCATGGAAAACGCTATAATGATGCCACCTTAGAAATTAATTATAAAGGAAAAAATATCAGTGAAGTATTAAATATGAGTGTTTTAGAAGCTAATGAATTTTTTGCTTCAGTACCAAAAATTCGTCAAAAACTAGACACTTTAGTTAAGGTAGGACTTGATTATCTTACTTTGGGACAAAATGCCACAACTTTAAGCGGCGGAGAAGCTCAAAGAATTAAACTTGCTAAAGAATTAAGTAGAAGCGATACTGGAAAAACACTTTATATTCTTGATGAACCTACTACTGGACTTCATTTTGAAGATGTTAATAAACTTATTTCCGTATTGCAACATTTAGTTGATCTTAAAAATTCTGTTTTTGTTATAGAACATAATTTAGATGTAATTAAAAATGCTGATTATATCATCGATATGGGTCCAGAAGGTGGGATAAAAGGTGGAAAAGTAATCAGCACAGGAAATGTAGAAAAAGTAGCAAAAGATCATAAAAAAACTGGATCTTATACTGGATATTATTTGGATTTAGAAATTAACAATACTAAAAAATAA
- a CDS encoding dihydroneopterin aldolase, giving the protein MQSHISIKIHFKCIIGILNFERKKKQKICVKLKAKANDFLDYAKVSKKIKKIYKKEKFFTLEESVDFVCEKLHSKFPQIIYLKIATFKPKIIKNSIVGVKLKKRY; this is encoded by the coding sequence ATGCAAAGTCATATAAGCATAAAAATACATTTTAAATGTATTATTGGAATTTTAAACTTTGAACGCAAAAAAAAACAAAAAATTTGCGTCAAACTAAAAGCCAAAGCAAATGATTTTTTAGACTATGCAAAGGTTTCAAAAAAAATTAAAAAAATTTATAAAAAAGAGAAATTTTTTACCTTAGAAGAATCTGTAGATTTTGTATGTGAAAAACTTCATTCTAAATTTCCTCAAATTATTTATTTAAAAATAGCAACTTTTAAACCTAAAATAATAAAAAATAGCATAGTTGGGGTAAAATTAAAAAAAAGATATTAA
- a CDS encoding Ppx/GppA phosphatase family protein, which yields MAKKTAVVDLGSNSIRMVIFEKTSRYGFYTTCEYKRKVRLGENSYNNGKILQEEAMQKAENALKFFKQCSLKHKCKKIFIIGTSALRDAPNSKEFIKRIKTNLNLNIRCIDGKEESYLGGLAALNLLSPFKDATTLDIGGGSSELCLIKNNKIVSCISLDIGTVRLKELFFDKGKTAKSLNQFIDPILKQIPKEFCNHNLIAIGGSLRAISNSIMQKNSYPLKNLHDFRYDLEDEREHIEKILEAKVDSLANFGIKKDRFDTIKKGIFIFLKIAQKLNTKHIITSGVGIREGIYLKDLLRPNNHFPTNFNPSLKSLQDRFLQENKNNHTAKFAMQLFNVLKNIHKIHDYYKQSLLAAAKLCHIGEYLNFYFSNEHSAHFVLGGLNYGFSHKEKVLIANIIKLNGKKINPYNLEPHKQLLPNFHILSWLNFILNLAKTLNNANESKINFSVLDNTLYIFNEFKELNLPKEELKKIAKIKNLSIIFSDVAL from the coding sequence ATGGCTAAAAAAACCGCTGTTGTTGATCTGGGATCAAATTCAATTAGAATGGTGATTTTTGAAAAAACTTCAAGATATGGTTTTTACACAACTTGTGAATATAAGCGTAAAGTAAGATTGGGTGAAAATTCTTATAATAATGGCAAAATTCTTCAAGAAGAAGCTATGCAAAAGGCTGAAAATGCTTTAAAATTTTTCAAACAATGTTCCTTAAAACACAAGTGTAAAAAAATTTTCATCATAGGAACTTCAGCTTTAAGAGACGCTCCAAATTCTAAAGAATTTATAAAAAGAATTAAAACCAATTTAAATTTAAATATTCGATGTATTGACGGAAAAGAAGAAAGCTATCTAGGTGGTTTAGCCGCTTTAAATCTTCTAAGCCCTTTTAAAGACGCTACTACTCTTGATATAGGTGGAGGATCAAGCGAACTTTGTTTAATCAAAAACAATAAAATAGTTTCTTGTATTTCTTTAGATATAGGAACAGTCAGATTAAAAGAATTGTTTTTTGATAAAGGAAAAACTGCTAAATCTTTAAATCAATTTATCGATCCTATTTTAAAACAAATCCCTAAAGAATTTTGCAATCACAATCTCATAGCAATAGGTGGAAGTTTAAGAGCTATTTCAAATTCTATTATGCAAAAAAATTCCTATCCTTTGAAAAATTTACATGATTTTCGCTATGATTTAGAAGATGAAAGAGAACATATCGAAAAAATTCTTGAAGCTAAAGTTGATTCCTTGGCAAATTTTGGCATCAAAAAAGATCGTTTTGATACTATAAAAAAAGGAATTTTTATATTTTTAAAAATCGCCCAAAAGCTTAATACAAAACATATTATAACAAGTGGAGTAGGAATTAGAGAAGGTATATATTTAAAAGATTTATTACGCCCAAACAATCATTTTCCTACAAATTTTAACCCTAGCTTAAAATCTTTGCAAGATAGATTTTTACAAGAAAATAAAAACAATCATACAGCCAAATTTGCAATGCAATTATTTAATGTTTTAAAAAATATTCATAAAATTCATGATTATTATAAACAAAGTTTATTGGCCGCAGCTAAGTTGTGTCATATAGGAGAATATTTAAATTTTTATTTTTCAAATGAACATTCTGCCCATTTTGTTTTAGGTGGATTAAATTATGGTTTTTCACATAAAGAAAAAGTTTTAATCGCAAATATTATCAAACTAAATGGAAAAAAAATCAACCCTTATAATCTAGAACCCCATAAGCAACTTTTACCTAATTTCCATATTCTTTCTTGGCTAAATTTTATACTTAATTTAGCAAAAACCTTAAATAATGCCAATGAGAGCAAAATTAATTTTTCTGTTTTAGATAATACGCTTTATATTTTTAATGAATTTAAAGAATTAAATTTGCCAAAAGAAGAATTGAAAAAAATTGCAAAAATCAAAAACCTTAGTATCATTTTTTCTGACGTTGCTCTATAA
- the plsY gene encoding glycerol-3-phosphate 1-O-acyltransferase PlsY translates to MENLIIYAMAYCLGAIPFGLILTKKFANINIKNQGSKNIGATNVLRVVKQYNPTLAKKLAIATVILDFAKAALPLLILKFLNYDLNILWSVAVLAVFGHCYSIYLLFEGGKGVATGAGAMIVLLPLEVITAFIIWLIVGKIFKISSLASLLALVTFIGSSFIFNYNMEVINTHAPVFIIAFLIFYKHIPNIYRLIFKKECKVI, encoded by the coding sequence GTGGAAAATTTAATTATTTATGCTATGGCTTATTGCCTAGGCGCAATTCCTTTTGGACTAATTTTGACAAAAAAATTTGCAAATATAAATATTAAAAATCAAGGATCAAAAAATATAGGAGCAACTAATGTTTTAAGGGTTGTAAAACAATACAATCCAACTTTAGCTAAAAAACTTGCCATTGCAACAGTGATTCTAGATTTTGCAAAAGCTGCATTACCTTTACTTATATTAAAATTTTTAAATTATGATTTAAACATACTTTGGAGTGTTGCTGTATTAGCTGTATTTGGACATTGCTATTCAATTTATTTATTATTTGAAGGTGGCAAGGGTGTTGCAACAGGTGCTGGGGCTATGATTGTGCTTTTGCCTTTAGAAGTTATAACGGCTTTTATTATTTGGCTTATTGTGGGTAAAATTTTTAAAATTTCTTCTTTAGCATCATTACTAGCTTTGGTAACTTTTATTGGTAGCTCTTTTATTTTCAATTATAATATGGAGGTTATTAACACTCATGCACCAGTATTTATCATAGCTTTTCTTATTTTTTATAAACATATTCCAAATATCTATAGATTGATTTTCAAAAAAGAATGCAAAGTCATATAA
- a CDS encoding YfhL family 4Fe-4S dicluster ferredoxin translates to MALLITKDCVCCDACREECPDEAIYEHSPIYVIDADLCSECVNDFSEPACIVACPYECIIPDPDNIESIEELKLKNRNRDL, encoded by the coding sequence ATGGCTCTTTTAATAACAAAAGATTGCGTATGTTGTGACGCTTGCAGAGAAGAATGTCCCGATGAGGCTATTTATGAACATAGTCCAATTTATGTTATTGATGCTGATCTTTGTTCCGAATGCGTCAATGATTTTTCAGAACCTGCTTGTATAGTAGCCTGTCCTTATGAATGCATTATTCCAGATCCTGATAATATAGAAAGTATAGAAGAGTTAAAATTAAAAAATCGCAATAGAGATCTATAA
- the fliN gene encoding flagellar motor switch protein FliN, with product MSNEIEFEAHGLLQSYEDILDISVDFVSELGTTNMSVADLLRLEVGSVIDLEKPAGESVELYINKRIFGKGEVMVYEKNLAIRINEILDSKTVLQYFKKEI from the coding sequence ATGAGTAATGAAATAGAATTTGAAGCTCATGGACTCTTACAATCTTATGAGGATATTTTAGATATCAGTGTAGATTTTGTCAGTGAGCTTGGTACGACAAATATGAGCGTGGCAGATCTTTTAAGATTAGAAGTGGGTTCTGTGATTGATCTTGAAAAACCTGCTGGCGAAAGTGTGGAGCTTTATATCAATAAACGTATCTTCGGTAAAGGAGAAGTGATGGTTTATGAAAAAAATTTAGCAATAAGAATTAATGAAATTTTAGATTCTAAAACTGTACTTCAATACTTTAAAAAAGAAATATAG
- a CDS encoding cytochrome-c peroxidase has protein sequence MRTLLFTAIFVASSLSAMNLIDEAKNSGLKPLPKDQKGVEEILKSNGIKASHFDLRKVELGKKLYFDPRLSKSGIISCNTCHNLGLGGADGVSTAIGNKWKENPHHLNSPTVYNAFLNNVQFWDGRAKNLADQAKGPIQSEPEMATPAKLAVEKISSLPEYVKEFKQIYGKSGVSFDNIADAIANFERTLITPSRFDAFLNGDEKALSNDEKKGLRLFIDKGCVACHNGVNLGGNMQPFQVAGKYKFSNLGDFKGDANGMVKTPTLRNVAETAPYFHNGAIWKLTDAIKEMGSVQLGINISNKDAESIETFLKSLTGVKPKIIYPQLPASTEKTPLPQF, from the coding sequence ATGAGAACTTTATTGTTTACAGCAATATTTGTTGCTTCAAGTCTAAGCGCAATGAATTTAATTGATGAAGCTAAAAATTCTGGTTTAAAACCTTTGCCAAAAGATCAAAAAGGTGTTGAGGAAATTTTAAAATCAAATGGAATAAAAGCAAGCCATTTTGATCTTAGAAAAGTTGAACTTGGTAAAAAACTTTATTTTGATCCTAGACTTTCAAAAAGTGGTATTATTTCATGTAATACTTGTCATAATTTAGGCTTAGGTGGTGCAGATGGAGTTTCAACGGCTATAGGAAATAAATGGAAAGAAAATCCTCATCACTTAAATTCTCCAACTGTTTATAATGCATTTTTAAATAATGTGCAGTTTTGGGATGGTCGTGCTAAAAATTTAGCAGATCAAGCTAAAGGTCCTATACAATCAGAACCAGAAATGGCTACTCCTGCAAAATTAGCTGTTGAAAAAATTTCATCTTTACCTGAATATGTGAAAGAATTTAAACAAATTTATGGCAAAAGCGGTGTTAGTTTTGATAATATAGCTGATGCGATAGCAAATTTTGAAAGGACTTTAATTACTCCATCACGTTTTGATGCTTTCTTAAATGGCGATGAAAAAGCTTTAAGCAATGATGAGAAAAAAGGTTTAAGACTTTTTATAGATAAAGGATGCGTAGCTTGTCATAATGGAGTTAATTTAGGTGGAAATATGCAACCTTTTCAAGTAGCTGGAAAATATAAATTTTCTAATTTAGGTGATTTTAAAGGGGATGCAAATGGAATGGTTAAAACACCGACTTTAAGAAATGTTGCTGAAACAGCTCCTTATTTTCATAATGGTGCAATTTGGAAATTAACTGATGCTATTAAAGAAATGGGAAGTGTACAACTTGGAATCAATATTTCTAACAAAGATGCAGAAAGTATCGAAACATTTTTAAAATCCTTAACAGGTGTTAAACCTAAAATAATTTATCCTCAGCTTCCAGCTTCTACTGAAAAAACACCACTACCTCAATTTTAA
- a CDS encoding sulfite exporter TauE/SafE family protein — protein MNFSDLPYLLIGIFSGITSGLFGIGGGMVIVPAMLVLNESSHHAIGISVLQMIFAAIFGSYINYKKKNLNIKDGIVIGLGGLLGASFSGLLLKFLNDISLTTIFLCVSCVFFIKYAFGVKENAVKNERSTLQKNIILFIAGSFTGIFAISLGIGGGLLIAPILAYFLGYDSKKVVSLSLFFVIFASISGVLSLSTSGVIDHVVIHKGIIVGIASMIGVFIGIKIIEKMQISSHRKILLCIYALSILGTTHSLLKKLAIISF, from the coding sequence ATGAATTTTTCAGATCTACCTTATTTATTAATAGGCATATTTTCGGGTATAACTTCAGGTCTTTTTGGTATAGGTGGAGGCATGGTTATAGTCCCTGCAATGCTTGTTTTAAACGAAAGCTCTCATCATGCAATTGGAATTTCAGTTTTACAAATGATTTTTGCTGCAATTTTTGGATCTTATATTAATTATAAAAAGAAAAATTTAAATATTAAAGATGGTATTGTTATAGGACTTGGTGGGCTTTTAGGAGCAAGCTTTAGTGGATTACTTTTAAAATTTTTAAATGATATTAGTTTAACAACAATCTTTTTATGTGTTAGTTGTGTTTTTTTTATAAAATATGCTTTTGGTGTTAAGGAAAATGCTGTTAAAAATGAAAGAAGCACCTTGCAAAAAAATATTATTTTGTTTATAGCCGGTTCTTTTACTGGAATTTTTGCAATTTCTTTAGGTATAGGCGGTGGGCTTTTAATTGCTCCGATTTTAGCTTATTTTTTAGGATATGATAGTAAAAAAGTAGTTTCTTTATCCTTATTTTTTGTTATTTTTGCCTCTATTTCTGGAGTTTTATCTCTATCAACTTCAGGAGTTATCGATCATGTGGTGATTCATAAAGGTATTATTGTAGGTATTGCCTCAATGATAGGAGTTTTTATTGGTATAAAAATTATTGAAAAAATGCAAATTTCTTCTCATAGAAAAATTTTACTTTGCATTTACGCTTTATCGATACTTGGAACAACGCATTCCTTGCTTAAAAAGCTTGCAATTATCAGCTTTTAG
- the hsrA gene encoding homeostatic response regulator transcription factor HsrA, whose protein sequence is MRILVIEDEISLNKSIIDKLNEFGYQTDSSENFKDGEYYIGIRHYDLVLASWNLSDGDGSELINIIKQKSPRTSIVIMSSKTDKETEIKALKAGADDFIKKPLDFDILLARIEARLRLGGTNVIKIEDLIIDPDEEKITYKEQDIELKGKPFEVLTHLARHSDQIVSKEQLLDAIWEEPELVTPNVIEVAINQIRQKMDKPLNISTIETVRRRGYRFCFPKKS, encoded by the coding sequence ATGAGAATTTTAGTTATAGAGGATGAAATTAGCCTTAATAAGTCTATTATAGATAAACTTAATGAATTTGGTTACCAAACAGATTCATCGGAAAATTTTAAAGATGGAGAATATTATATTGGAATAAGACATTATGATCTAGTGTTAGCTAGCTGGAATTTATCCGATGGCGATGGCTCAGAGCTTATTAATATCATAAAACAAAAATCTCCTAGAACTTCAATAGTTATCATGTCTTCAAAAACCGATAAAGAAACAGAAATAAAAGCTCTTAAAGCAGGTGCTGATGATTTTATAAAAAAACCTTTAGATTTTGATATTTTATTGGCAAGAATCGAAGCAAGATTAAGACTTGGCGGAACAAATGTAATTAAAATTGAAGATCTTATTATTGATCCAGATGAAGAAAAAATCACCTATAAAGAACAAGATATAGAACTTAAAGGAAAACCTTTTGAGGTTTTAACTCACTTAGCTAGACACTCGGATCAAATTGTTTCCAAAGAGCAACTTTTAGATGCTATTTGGGAAGAACCTGAACTTGTAACTCCAAATGTTATCGAAGTAGCTATCAATCAAATTCGTCAAAAAATGGATAAACCTTTAAATATTTCCACTATTGAAACAGTTCGTAGAAGAGGATATCGTTTCTGCTTTCCTAAAAAATCCTAA